The following are encoded in a window of Thermodesulfobacterium geofontis OPF15 genomic DNA:
- a CDS encoding FAD-dependent oxidoreductase, with translation MRVVIIGAVACGTKTACRLKRLRPDAEIILIDKDEFISYGGCGMPYYLTGDVSHIDELRRTTFYILRDKKFFENIKGIITLTKTLAEEIDRKKKVVKVKYLESGKKEEIPYDKLVIATGSIPKIPPIPGTHLDGVFTLSNLHDAIKIKERLVNKKVERPLVIGAGFIGLEVVEAFGESWELPVTLLEYFPQVLPRLIDPFMSRIIENHLKEKGVNVVLNVRIKEIVGENGKVIGVRTEDNFYPADLVLLATGVRPNTELAKKAGLIVSPTTEGIVVNERMQTSDPDIYAGGDCVEIRHLISGKGVVMPMGSLANRQGRVIATNIAGGNAIFKGTVGAFILKCFDMAIGGCGLSLETAKSEGFKDATYALNIQHERAHFFSTGCSYYSLVFDKRTTKVLGFQAIGPFTDGTLARVHAISSILPLKPTIEEIASLELPYSPPFNTALDPIHVTSFIAENIIYERFKPIDWETVIKRLKERDESMLILDVRTPNELKDITERYPNWINIPYQFARNKIKDLPKDKDLIVVCSVGARAYEVARWLSAEGFERVYVALGGIVLPKSWGERF, from the coding sequence ATGAGAGTTGTTATCATTGGAGCAGTTGCTTGTGGAACTAAAACTGCTTGTAGACTTAAAAGATTAAGACCTGATGCTGAAATAATTCTTATTGATAAAGATGAATTTATTTCTTATGGCGGATGTGGAATGCCCTATTATCTTACTGGAGATGTTTCTCATATAGATGAACTAAGAAGAACTACTTTCTACATCTTAAGGGATAAAAAATTTTTTGAAAATATAAAAGGAATTATTACTTTAACTAAAACTCTTGCAGAAGAGATAGATAGAAAAAAGAAAGTAGTTAAAGTTAAATATTTAGAAAGTGGTAAAAAAGAAGAAATACCTTATGACAAACTTGTAATAGCAACAGGTTCTATTCCTAAAATTCCTCCTATTCCCGGAACTCATCTTGATGGAGTTTTTACCCTTTCAAATTTACATGATGCTATAAAAATAAAAGAAAGATTAGTAAATAAAAAAGTAGAAAGACCATTAGTCATTGGAGCAGGTTTTATAGGGCTTGAGGTAGTTGAAGCTTTTGGAGAATCTTGGGAGCTTCCTGTAACACTTTTAGAATATTTTCCTCAAGTATTACCAAGACTTATAGATCCTTTTATGTCACGAATAATAGAAAACCATTTGAAAGAAAAGGGAGTAAATGTAGTTTTAAATGTAAGGATAAAAGAAATTGTTGGAGAAAATGGGAAAGTAATAGGGGTTAGAACCGAAGATAACTTTTATCCAGCAGATCTTGTTTTGTTAGCAACTGGAGTAAGACCAAACACAGAACTAGCTAAAAAAGCTGGATTAATAGTTTCTCCAACCACAGAAGGTATTGTAGTAAATGAAAGAATGCAAACCTCAGATCCTGATATTTATGCAGGTGGAGATTGTGTAGAAATAAGACATTTGATTAGTGGTAAAGGAGTTGTCATGCCTATGGGTTCTCTTGCTAATAGACAAGGAAGGGTCATTGCTACAAATATTGCTGGTGGAAATGCAATTTTTAAGGGAACAGTAGGTGCTTTCATTCTTAAATGTTTTGATATGGCTATAGGAGGATGTGGTTTAAGTTTAGAAACTGCAAAATCTGAAGGTTTTAAAGATGCGACTTATGCTTTAAATATACAACATGAAAGAGCTCATTTTTTCTCTACAGGATGTTCCTATTATTCCTTAGTTTTTGATAAGAGAACAACTAAGGTGCTGGGGTTTCAAGCTATAGGACCTTTTACAGATGGAACCTTAGCAAGGGTTCACGCTATTTCAAGCATTTTACCTTTAAAACCCACTATAGAAGAAATTGCTTCCTTAGAACTTCCCTATTCACCACCTTTTAACACAGCTTTAGATCCTATCCATGTAACCTCTTTCATTGCTGAAAATATTATTTATGAAAGATTTAAACCTATAGATTGGGAAACTGTGATTAAAAGATTAAAAGAAAGGGATGAAAGTATGTTAATTTTAGATGTAAGAACCCCCAATGAACTAAAAGACATAACCGAAAGATATCCTAACTGGATAAATATCCCCTATCAATTTGCAAGGAATAAAATAAAGGATT
- the feoB gene encoding ferrous iron transport protein B → MKEYKEIKVVLVGNPNVGKTSILNHLVKGNLRIGNWPGVTVEKKEGHVFFNGYKITFIDLPGIYTLEEIISEDEKIAFDFIVSRDYDLILNIIETPRIERDLYLTCQLLDIEKPLILVLNMIDEAESYGMEVNVERLSELLNVKVFKTNGRTGEGIKEILPAIVEVYKKNTKPITINYPKEIENKIKEKNTFKWLKLQEIIKENPELYKIIKEKQLSFSKGLTKEVVRKKILYKKTLTETLDSLFLHPLLGIFFFILIMYLFFKISFDFSFPFIDWIDNFLQNFLGPIITKNLENIGAPHFLISFIVGALIGGVGIVLSFVPLIFTMYFLLTLLETSGYLPRVAFLMDSFTHKIGLHGQSVIPLILGFGCNVPAVIATRTFQDTKDKLLVISMIPFISCPARLIVFSFIVSIFFEKPALIIFILYLIGIILSILTSLVLRKTLLEKKLSHFVMDLPPYRIPSLKIVFNITKAYLKDFVYRAGTIIFTVSVVMWLLLNLPFGEENLENTFAGKIGKTLSYIFEPIGLGDWRISTSILSGFLAREAIISNLGVIMTQEKKDTLETNQNLEDRELKAKIKELLTPKQALSFLLFVLIYNSCFATVVIMAKEGNLKFALGFWLYSFILAWLISFINFKLF, encoded by the coding sequence ATGAAAGAATATAAAGAAATAAAAGTAGTTCTGGTTGGTAATCCTAATGTTGGCAAAACAAGTATTCTCAATCATTTAGTTAAGGGAAATTTAAGGATTGGAAATTGGCCAGGAGTTACTGTAGAAAAAAAAGAAGGGCATGTTTTTTTTAATGGATATAAAATTACCTTTATTGATCTTCCTGGAATTTACACCTTAGAAGAAATAATTTCTGAAGATGAAAAAATAGCTTTTGACTTTATTGTTAGTAGAGACTATGATCTCATATTAAATATTATAGAAACTCCGAGAATAGAAAGAGATCTTTATTTAACCTGCCAGCTCCTTGATATAGAAAAACCTCTTATTTTGGTACTTAATATGATAGATGAGGCAGAAAGTTACGGTATGGAAGTTAACGTAGAAAGATTGTCTGAGCTTTTAAATGTGAAAGTTTTTAAAACTAATGGAAGAACAGGAGAAGGTATAAAGGAAATTCTACCAGCTATAGTAGAAGTTTACAAAAAAAATACAAAACCTATAACTATAAATTACCCCAAAGAGATTGAAAATAAAATTAAAGAAAAAAACACTTTTAAATGGCTGAAACTTCAAGAAATAATAAAAGAAAATCCTGAATTATATAAAATTATAAAAGAAAAACAACTTAGTTTTTCAAAAGGTCTAACCAAAGAGGTAGTTCGTAAGAAAATTTTATATAAAAAAACTTTAACAGAAACCTTAGACAGCCTCTTTCTTCATCCTCTTTTAGGAATCTTCTTTTTTATTTTAATAATGTATCTCTTTTTTAAGATTTCTTTTGATTTTTCCTTCCCTTTTATTGATTGGATTGATAATTTTTTACAAAATTTTTTAGGACCTATAATAACTAAAAACTTAGAAAATATAGGGGCTCCTCATTTTTTGATTAGTTTTATTGTAGGAGCACTAATAGGTGGGGTAGGTATAGTTTTGTCTTTTGTCCCCCTTATTTTTACTATGTACTTTCTCTTAACTCTTCTTGAGACTTCAGGTTATTTACCAAGGGTAGCCTTTTTAATGGATAGCTTTACTCATAAAATAGGACTTCACGGTCAAAGTGTTATTCCTTTAATACTTGGATTTGGCTGTAATGTTCCAGCAGTTATTGCTACAAGAACTTTTCAAGATACCAAAGATAAACTTCTTGTTATCTCTATGATTCCTTTTATTTCCTGTCCAGCAAGATTAATAGTTTTTTCATTTATTGTTTCTATTTTTTTTGAAAAACCTGCTTTAATAATTTTTATTCTTTATCTTATAGGAATAATTCTTTCTATTTTAACCAGTTTAGTATTAAGAAAAACTTTATTAGAAAAGAAATTATCCCACTTTGTTATGGATCTCCCTCCTTATAGAATCCCTTCCTTAAAAATAGTTTTTAATATCACCAAGGCTTATTTAAAAGATTTTGTTTATAGAGCTGGAACAATTATATTCACAGTTTCTGTAGTTATGTGGCTTCTTTTAAATTTGCCTTTTGGAGAAGAAAATTTAGAAAACACCTTTGCAGGAAAAATAGGTAAAACCTTAAGTTATATTTTTGAACCTATAGGATTAGGGGATTGGAGAATTTCAACCTCAATACTTTCTGGTTTTTTAGCAAGAGAAGCCATAATAAGTAATTTGGGAGTTATTATGACGCAAGAAAAAAAAGATACTTTAGAAACTAACCAAAATTTAGAAGATAGGGAATTAAAAGCTAAGATAAAAGAACTTTTAACTCCTAAACAGGCATTATCTTTCCTTTTATTTGTTTTGATTTATAATTCCTGTTTTGCAACAGTTGTAATAATGGCAAAAGAGGGGAACTTGAAATTTGCTTTAGGCTTTTGGTTATATAGTTTTATTTTGGCTTGGCTTATATCTTTTATAAATTTTAAGCTTTTTTAA
- a CDS encoding M24 family metallopeptidase, with protein MNLIKKLEWIRDFLERNKLSAFLFTSPSNIFYLTRFKSSNAFIIITKEKNFFLTDARYFKKAKEELKDWEVVLIKNDTLSFLRKFIRGLKIETLGFEKDAITYEFKEKLRIKKVKTKGFSKVLKHLRIIKDEEELKLLKEGIKKTDEVYKYALDLLKNKEIFNLTELNLRGFLVSKIFELGGEGESFPAIVASGKNSALPHWQSSNNKIQMNAPLLIDMGMIWKGYCTDFTRTLYIGNPASEFKKMYEIVKTAWYKGFEKVKSGVLVSEIDKTIREYFKTKEVDNFFLHATGHGIGIEVHEPPRIYYQKINNKKRKNDITVIEDGMVFTIEPGLYFPNEFGIRLENIVFVENGRGEIYSEIDLELKILD; from the coding sequence ATGAATTTGATAAAAAAATTAGAGTGGATAAGAGATTTTTTAGAAAGAAACAAACTTTCAGCCTTTCTTTTTACCTCCCCTTCAAATATTTTTTATTTAACTCGCTTTAAATCTTCCAACGCCTTTATCATTATCACCAAAGAAAAGAACTTTTTTCTAACAGACGCAAGATATTTTAAAAAAGCAAAAGAAGAATTAAAAGATTGGGAAGTGGTTCTTATAAAAAATGATACTCTCTCTTTTTTAAGAAAATTTATTCGGGGATTAAAAATTGAAACCTTGGGATTTGAAAAAGATGCCATTACCTATGAGTTCAAAGAAAAGCTAAGAATAAAAAAAGTAAAAACCAAAGGTTTTAGTAAAGTTCTTAAACACTTAAGAATAATTAAGGATGAAGAGGAACTCAAGCTTTTAAAAGAAGGTATTAAAAAAACTGATGAAGTTTATAAATACGCATTAGACCTTCTTAAAAATAAAGAAATTTTTAATTTAACAGAGTTAAATCTTAGAGGTTTTTTAGTTTCTAAAATTTTTGAACTTGGAGGAGAAGGAGAAAGTTTTCCTGCTATAGTAGCAAGCGGGAAAAACTCTGCTCTACCCCACTGGCAAAGCTCAAATAACAAAATCCAAATGAATGCTCCACTTTTAATAGATATGGGTATGATCTGGAAAGGTTATTGTACTGATTTTACAAGAACTTTATACATAGGAAACCCTGCTTCCGAATTTAAAAAAATGTATGAAATTGTAAAAACTGCCTGGTATAAAGGTTTTGAAAAAGTAAAGAGCGGAGTTTTAGTTTCTGAAATAGATAAAACAATAAGAGAATATTTTAAAACAAAAGAAGTTGACAATTTCTTCCTTCATGCTACAGGACACGGAATAGGAATTGAAGTCCATGAACCTCCAAGAATTTATTATCAAAAGATTAATAATAAAAAAAGAAAAAATGATATCACTGTAATAGAGGATGGTATGGTTTTTACTATAGAACCAGGACTTTATTTTCCTAATGAATTTGGTATAAGACTTGAAAATATAGTATTTGTAGAAAATGGAAGAGGGGAGATTTATTCAGAAATTGATTTGGAGCTAAAAATTTTGGATTAA
- a CDS encoding 4Fe-4S binding protein, whose protein sequence is MEWTPDAEAYLKKVPFFVRKKVKREVEKYLQERGKNRVTLEDLLEAKKALLSKMSEAEKGYEVSGCFGFDSCPNALTDSSHLLSSLEKILEEEKLTQFLISKVGPKLKAHHKFKVGLSECPNACSQIHICDFALHGVVKISVNPKACSFCGSCVEACEEGAIELTEFGPMIKEELCVGCGHCIKVCPESALNEEFKGYKVYLGGKLGRHPRLATFLGYFQAEEIPKLFYKILELYKKYNQKGERLGAIIEKLGWDKFIKELK, encoded by the coding sequence ATGGAGTGGACGCCTGATGCCGAAGCCTACCTTAAGAAGGTTCCTTTCTTTGTCAGAAAAAAGGTAAAAAGGGAGGTAGAAAAGTATCTTCAGGAAAGGGGGAAGAACAGGGTTACCCTTGAAGACCTTTTAGAGGCAAAGAAAGCTCTGCTCAGTAAAATGTCTGAAGCAGAAAAGGGCTATGAAGTATCTGGGTGTTTTGGCTTTGATTCCTGCCCTAACGCTCTAACAGATTCAAGCCATCTTTTGTCTTCCTTAGAAAAGATTTTAGAAGAAGAAAAGCTTACCCAATTTTTGATCTCTAAGGTTGGACCAAAGTTGAAGGCTCATCATAAGTTTAAGGTTGGCCTTTCTGAATGTCCAAACGCTTGTTCCCAAATCCATATCTGCGATTTTGCTCTCCATGGGGTGGTAAAAATTTCCGTCAATCCTAAGGCTTGTAGTTTTTGTGGGTCCTGCGTTGAAGCCTGTGAAGAAGGTGCTATTGAGCTTACCGAGTTTGGTCCGATGATAAAAGAGGAGCTTTGCGTTGGCTGTGGTCATTGCATTAAGGTGTGCCCAGAATCAGCTTTAAATGAGGAGTTTAAAGGATATAAAGTTTACTTGGGAGGTAAGCTTGGTCGCCATCCTCGGCTCGCAACCTTTTTGGGTTATTTTCAAGCAGAAGAAATACCTAAACTTTTTTATAAAATTTTAGAACTTTATAAAAAATATAATCAAAAGGGAGAAAGACTCGGGGCAATTATTGAAAAACTTGGCTGGGATAAGTTTATTAAAGAGCTCAAATAA
- a CDS encoding ATP-binding protein: MPKVLRKIIEIDEELCNGCGKCVLACQEGAIAIIDGKARLVSEVLCDGLGACIGECPTGVLRIVEKEAEPFDEEAVEDHLHRMKKSEETFHPTLACGCPSTQVRNLETEEKPAPYPHDIASSLTHWPVQIRLIPSSAPFLRDARLLVCADCVAVAYPELHTKLLPGKKIMIGCPKFDPADLYIEKFAEIFSKVPLRSLELAIMEVPCCRGLLFILDQARRLANKDFKFKVHTIGVKGEILRTEEA; this comes from the coding sequence ATGCCGAAGGTTCTAAGGAAAATCATCGAGATCGATGAAGAGCTTTGTAACGGCTGCGGCAAATGCGTACTTGCCTGTCAAGAAGGTGCGATAGCCATCATAGATGGTAAGGCAAGGCTTGTTAGCGAAGTCCTTTGCGATGGTTTAGGGGCTTGCATTGGGGAGTGTCCAACCGGTGTCCTTCGCATCGTAGAAAAGGAAGCTGAGCCCTTTGATGAAGAGGCTGTGGAAGACCATCTGCATCGCATGAAGAAAAGCGAGGAAACATTTCATCCTACTCTTGCTTGCGGTTGTCCATCAACCCAGGTAAGAAACCTTGAAACAGAGGAAAAGCCTGCTCCTTATCCTCATGATATAGCATCGTCGCTTACCCATTGGCCGGTCCAGATAAGGCTTATCCCAAGCAGTGCCCCCTTCTTGAGGGATGCACGGCTTTTAGTCTGTGCCGACTGCGTAGCCGTTGCCTATCCTGAGCTTCATACCAAGCTTCTTCCCGGGAAAAAGATCATGATAGGTTGTCCAAAGTTTGACCCAGCAGACCTTTACATCGAAAAATTCGCGGAAATCTTTAGCAAAGTGCCTCTGAGGTCGCTTGAGCTTGCCATAATGGAGGTTCCCTGCTGTCGAGGGCTTCTTTTTATTCTTGACCAAGCGCGGAGGCTTGCCAATAAAGATTTTAAATTTAAAGTTCACACCATAGGAGTTAAGGGTGAAATCCTTAGGACGGAGGAAGCTTAA
- a CDS encoding hemerythrin domain-containing protein: MKSLELLMQEHRLIERGLALLKNIADRLERGESVSIEKVISLLDFFRVFADKCHHIKEEKALFPKLETRGIPREGGPIGVMLNEHEKGRTLQEQMRQALSDFLEAKARQNFVSSAREYITLLSQHIWKEDNVLFQMAKQILNKSDDMELEKSFESYEQEQIGGDSHEQYHKLICELEAYFLLHHNN; encoded by the coding sequence ATGAAATCATTAGAATTATTGATGCAAGAACATCGTCTCATTGAGCGTGGATTAGCACTGTTGAAAAACATTGCTGACAGACTTGAGCGAGGTGAGTCGGTCTCAATAGAAAAAGTAATCTCATTATTAGATTTTTTCCGTGTATTTGCTGACAAGTGTCATCATATTAAAGAAGAAAAAGCATTATTCCCTAAATTAGAAACAAGAGGAATCCCCCGTGAAGGTGGTCCTATTGGCGTAATGTTAAATGAACATGAAAAAGGACGAACATTGCAAGAACAGATGCGTCAAGCCCTTAGTGATTTTTTAGAAGCTAAAGCCAGACAAAATTTTGTGTCATCTGCTCGGGAATATATCACTTTATTAAGCCAGCATATTTGGAAGGAAGATAATGTACTTTTTCAAATGGCAAAGCAGATATTAAATAAGTCGGATGATATGGAATTAGAGAAAAGCTTTGAAAGCTACGAACAAGAACAAATAGGTGGTGATTCTCATGAGCAATATCATAAACTTATCTGTGAACTTGAAGCCTATTTTTTATTACACCACAACAACTAA
- a CDS encoding multiheme c-type cytochrome produces MYRIYLLVFILLGIFLWNIKTWAINKSTCIECHQKITPGIVEQYFEGKMSKAGLDCSTCHGSEHKSMNDSQKAILPTPETCANCHPNQVKQFREGKHNLAWVAAKAMPMWAHQPNVIIGEGIKACSYCHKIGEKSQEEKKSFRYSNAQCDNCHTRHSFKKSEAQDPRTCQICHMGFDHPQWEMWSSSKHGIIWQIEGKESKRVPTCQTCHMSNGNHRVMTAWGFLALRLPEDDKEWLQYRITILQALGILDNKGKPTPRIEIVKVGKVARLTKEEFQAEREKMIKICANCHSENFAHKQLSAADQVIKEVDKIFAEAIKEVKALYEEGILKKPKGWTFAPDLLQLYEAKSSIEQDLYLMFLEYRMRTFQGAFHMNPDYTHWYGWAPMKQTLQKIKDEAEKLKVKKRVKK; encoded by the coding sequence ATGTATCGAATTTATTTATTAGTTTTTATACTGTTAGGGATATTTCTCTGGAACATTAAAACTTGGGCAATTAATAAATCAACCTGTATTGAGTGCCACCAAAAGATCACACCGGGTATAGTTGAACAATATTTTGAAGGAAAAATGTCAAAAGCAGGATTAGACTGCTCTACCTGTCACGGTTCGGAACATAAAAGCATGAACGATAGCCAAAAGGCTATATTGCCAACTCCTGAAACATGCGCAAATTGCCATCCAAATCAAGTAAAACAATTCAGAGAAGGAAAACACAATCTCGCCTGGGTTGCTGCCAAAGCTATGCCTATGTGGGCTCATCAACCAAATGTAATTATAGGTGAAGGAATTAAAGCTTGTTCTTATTGTCATAAAATTGGAGAAAAATCGCAAGAAGAAAAGAAATCTTTTCGTTATAGTAATGCCCAATGCGATAACTGTCATACAAGACATTCCTTTAAAAAATCTGAAGCACAAGATCCAAGGACATGCCAAATATGCCATATGGGATTTGACCATCCTCAGTGGGAGATGTGGTCTTCATCAAAACATGGTATTATATGGCAGATCGAAGGAAAGGAATCAAAAAGAGTACCAACCTGTCAAACGTGTCATATGAGTAATGGAAATCACAGGGTAATGACAGCTTGGGGCTTTCTTGCTCTAAGGCTCCCTGAGGATGACAAAGAATGGCTTCAATATAGAATTACCATACTTCAGGCCTTGGGTATTCTTGATAACAAAGGGAAACCAACCCCAAGAATTGAAATTGTAAAGGTTGGTAAGGTTGCAAGATTAACAAAGGAGGAATTTCAAGCAGAAAGGGAAAAGATGATAAAAATATGTGCCAATTGTCATAGCGAAAATTTTGCTCACAAACAGCTCTCTGCTGCAGATCAGGTGATAAAGGAAGTAGATAAAATATTTGCAGAGGCTATAAAAGAAGTAAAGGCTCTCTATGAGGAAGGTATACTTAAAAAACCTAAAGGCTGGACTTTTGCGCCAGACCTTCTTCAATTATATGAAGCAAAAAGTTCTATAGAACAAGATCTTTATTTGATGTTCCTTGAGTATAGGATGAGAACATTCCAAGGTGCCTTTCATATGAATCCCGATTACACACATTGGTATGGCTGGGCACCAATGAAGCAAACCCTTCAAAAGATTAAAGATGAAGCTGAAAAATTAAAGGTGAAAAAAAGAGTAAAAAAATAG